One window of the Candidatus Binatia bacterium genome contains the following:
- a CDS encoding ABC transporter substrate-binding protein, whose protein sequence is MTKRLGNKLLSLLIPWFAVLLCCSVSPAQDKELKKIRWGVTSISASNWIPWIAKEAKIYDKNGLDVELILLRGSGQTSQAIISGSIFAAPVTLATVMLANLGGADLTTVAHTVPGVQSKLLVRQEIKRPEDLKGKKLATSGLGSLGDFLNRYIVKKYGLDPNRDIVWLSVGTPPERLQALVSGGVEAADLSHPSDVQGERLGFRVLWDARQEVSYPSMSVVTRRKHVQEDRDTVTRMVKSHVEAIHYFKTHRDFSLKVLSKHLRTNDREILEGSYEIYRQDFISVPYPITQGLQATYEYVAQRRPEILSHKPDEFMDPSFVAELDKGGFIKRLSGQR, encoded by the coding sequence ATGACTAAAAGACTCGGAAATAAACTGCTTTCGCTGCTCATTCCATGGTTCGCGGTCTTGTTATGTTGCAGCGTGAGCCCGGCGCAGGACAAGGAGCTAAAAAAGATCCGCTGGGGCGTGACGTCGATCTCGGCGTCGAACTGGATTCCGTGGATCGCCAAGGAAGCGAAGATCTACGATAAAAACGGCCTCGATGTCGAGCTGATCCTGCTCAGAGGATCGGGCCAAACTTCGCAGGCGATTATCAGCGGAAGCATCTTTGCCGCGCCCGTCACCTTGGCGACCGTCATGCTTGCGAACCTGGGCGGGGCGGACCTCACCACCGTCGCCCACACCGTCCCCGGCGTGCAGAGCAAACTCCTGGTGCGGCAGGAGATCAAGCGGCCCGAAGACCTGAAGGGAAAAAAGCTCGCCACCTCCGGGCTGGGCTCGCTGGGGGATTTTCTCAATCGCTACATCGTAAAAAAATACGGCCTGGACCCGAATCGAGACATCGTATGGCTTTCGGTCGGGACTCCGCCGGAACGGCTGCAGGCGCTGGTGTCGGGTGGGGTCGAGGCTGCGGATCTTTCTCACCCATCCGACGTGCAGGGAGAGCGTCTCGGGTTTCGAGTTTTATGGGACGCGCGGCAAGAGGTGAGTTATCCGTCCATGTCCGTTGTGACGCGGCGGAAGCACGTTCAAGAAGACCGCGATACGGTCACGCGGATGGTCAAATCCCACGTGGAGGCGATCCATTACTTCAAGACCCATCGAGATTTCAGCCTGAAGGTGTTGAGCAAGCACCTGAGAACGAATGACCGTGAGATTTTGGAAGGCTCCTACGAGATCTACCGGCAGGACTTCATTTCAGTTCCCTATCCCATCACGCAGGGGCTGCAAGCGACTTACGAATATGTGGCGCAGAGGAGGCCGGAGATCTTGAGCCACAAGCCGGACGAGTTTATGGACCCGAGCTTTGTCGCGGAGCTGGACAAGGGCGGCTTTATCAAGCGGCTGTCCGGCCAGCGTTAG
- a CDS encoding thiamine pyrophosphate-dependent enzyme yields the protein MSTAPTIDYEKIKGVHKIPLEELYTSGHRTCQGCESATTMRGFIKVAGSRTVVTGATGCMYVANTSYLTTPWIVPWMHTQLGAGGSSAVGMAAGLRALKRKGKIKDEKINVINFSGDLGAGDMGIGGISAALQSDYDLLIIMYDNESAANTDIQATGLTTYGAQTTFTPPGTKHPIMQRRWKKNVAGMLAVGHPTCRYVATACATFPPTDYLNKVRKALSIGGPTFIHTYDPCPKGWDYHPRYSNELGEFGIKSGLYPLYEIVEGNVIYTWDARKTGKGRIPVKDFLTKQGRFDHLKEEHFTHIQKMVDEMWDEWEIPGVAPIKGILKARI from the coding sequence ATGTCAACAGCACCGACCATCGACTACGAGAAGATCAAAGGCGTTCACAAAATACCGCTGGAGGAGCTGTATACCTCCGGCCACCGCACCTGCCAGGGCTGCGAGTCGGCAACGACGATGCGCGGCTTCATCAAGGTCGCGGGTTCGCGCACGGTGGTCACGGGAGCGACCGGTTGCATGTACGTGGCCAACACTTCGTACTTGACCACGCCGTGGATCGTGCCGTGGATGCACACGCAACTCGGCGCCGGCGGCTCCTCCGCCGTGGGCATGGCCGCGGGCCTCAGGGCGCTCAAGCGCAAAGGGAAGATCAAAGACGAGAAGATCAACGTCATCAACTTCTCCGGCGATCTCGGCGCCGGCGATATGGGAATCGGCGGAATTTCCGCCGCGCTCCAGAGCGACTATGACTTGCTGATCATCATGTACGACAACGAGTCCGCCGCCAACACCGATATCCAAGCGACGGGCCTGACGACCTATGGTGCGCAGACGACCTTCACGCCGCCGGGGACGAAGCACCCGATCATGCAGCGGCGCTGGAAGAAGAACGTCGCTGGAATGCTCGCCGTCGGCCATCCGACCTGCCGCTACGTCGCCACCGCCTGCGCCACCTTTCCGCCGACGGATTATCTGAACAAGGTGCGGAAAGCGCTCAGCATCGGCGGGCCGACCTTTATCCATACCTACGATCCATGCCCGAAGGGCTGGGACTATCACCCGCGCTACTCGAACGAGCTCGGCGAGTTTGGAATCAAATCCGGCCTCTATCCGCTCTACGAGATCGTCGAGGGCAACGTCATCTACACTTGGGACGCTCGCAAGACGGGCAAGGGAAGAATCCCTGTGAAAGACTTTCTCACCAAACAGGGCCGCTTCGATCACCTTAAAGAAGAGCACTTTACCCACATCCAAAAGATGGTCGATGAGATGTGGGATGAATGGGAGATTCCCGGCGTCGCGCCGATCAAAGGGATCTTGAAGGCAAGGATCTAA
- a CDS encoding pyruvate ferredoxin oxidoreductase yields the protein MSVAVAQAKSDQSGVYEREDLLNGCQAVAQGVRLADVDVIAAYPIRPYTEVMDALSKLIADGQFDAEYIIADSEHSQFEIVKHASSVNARAFGGSSGTGWMYGMEALVVTATDRLPPLFVVGNRALDDPGAFGVEHNDAMAVRDMGWLLCWVTTPQEALEHVLIGYRIAEDKKVRMPMGLAMDGAFLTHSQHMVKIPSVAAAKQFLPQYDLAERRLHPDNPISVAPQINEDWVMELRRQNWEAAKRARGVIKDAYKEFNNVFGSRYTEPYYFEEFMTDDAETVLIGVGTVAAPARTAVKRLREKGQKVGYVNLRWFRPFPTVELRDCLSRFKAVGVVDRDFAHGSPDNGGILMHEIRSCLYPAKQRPAIANFMGGLGGRDLSIADAQKMYDITQQAAKKDSMDGFVTWIGLRE from the coding sequence GAGTGTCGCAGTCGCACAAGCTAAATCAGATCAATCAGGTGTCTACGAACGTGAAGACCTTTTAAACGGCTGCCAGGCCGTCGCGCAGGGCGTGCGCCTGGCGGACGTGGACGTGATCGCCGCTTATCCGATCCGTCCCTATACCGAGGTGATGGACGCGCTCTCGAAGCTGATCGCCGACGGTCAATTCGACGCCGAGTACATTATCGCGGACAGCGAGCACTCCCAGTTCGAGATCGTCAAGCACGCCAGCTCGGTGAACGCGCGCGCCTTCGGCGGATCGAGCGGCACGGGTTGGATGTACGGTATGGAAGCGCTGGTCGTTACCGCGACCGACCGTCTCCCGCCCCTTTTCGTGGTGGGCAACCGCGCTCTGGACGATCCGGGCGCCTTCGGCGTCGAGCACAACGATGCGATGGCGGTCCGCGACATGGGCTGGCTTCTCTGCTGGGTGACGACGCCGCAGGAAGCGCTCGAGCACGTGCTGATCGGCTATCGCATCGCGGAAGACAAGAAAGTCAGAATGCCGATGGGGTTGGCGATGGACGGCGCCTTTCTCACCCACTCCCAGCACATGGTGAAGATCCCGTCCGTAGCAGCGGCAAAACAATTTCTCCCGCAATACGATCTCGCCGAGCGCCGGCTCCATCCCGACAATCCGATCTCCGTCGCGCCGCAGATCAACGAGGACTGGGTCATGGAGCTGAGACGTCAGAACTGGGAGGCCGCCAAACGGGCGCGCGGCGTGATCAAAGACGCTTACAAAGAGTTCAACAACGTCTTCGGCAGCCGGTACACCGAGCCGTACTACTTCGAAGAGTTCATGACCGACGACGCGGAAACGGTCCTGATCGGCGTCGGAACGGTGGCGGCTCCGGCGCGCACGGCGGTGAAAAGGCTGCGCGAGAAGGGACAAAAAGTGGGTTACGTGAACCTGCGCTGGTTCCGGCCTTTCCCAACCGTGGAGCTGAGAGATTGTCTGAGCCGTTTCAAAGCGGTCGGCGTCGTTGACCGCGACTTCGCCCACGGCTCGCCGGACAACGGCGGCATCCTGATGCACGAGATTCGCTCCTGTCTCTACCCGGCTAAGCAACGTCCGGCGATCGCTAATTTCATGGGCGGCCTGGGCGGACGCGACCTCTCGATCGCGGACGCGCAGAAGATGTATGATATAACTCAGCAGGCGGCGAAGAAGGATTCCATGGACGGCTTCGTAACCTGGATCGGCCTGAGAGAGTAA